The window TGATCGAACTCCAGGTATAGGGGGTGGGGGTTGTCGGAGCCGCGGTGTGCTGCGCTCTTACTAGTACAAGACGACCGTTTCGCCGGCCGCGTTAAGTGCCACATGGAAATTAATCGAACTATTTTCTGTGCATGAAAAAAGCCAGCCGGATGAGGGCTGGCTTTCTGGGGAACCCGGCTTGCTCAGCCGGGCATCCTTGCGGATTACTGCAGCAGCGACATGACCATCGAGGACATGCTGTTGCTCTGCTTGAGCATGGCGGTGCCGGCTTGCAGCAGCATCTGGTTGGTGGTCATTTTCGAGCTTTCGCTGGCGAAGTCGACGTCCATGATGCGGCCGGTTGCAGCCTTGCTGTTGGTGCTGATGTTCGACAGGTTGTTGTAGACGTGTTCGAGGCGGTTGGCCGAGGCGCCCAGGGCCGAACGCACGGTGCCGATCGAGGCCAGCGCGGTCGAGAGCAGGTCGATGGTGGCGTTGGCGGTGGCGGTCAGTTCGGTGCCTGGGGTGCCCGGCACGGTGTAGGTGCCGCTGGTGGCGCCGATGGCGGTGTTCAGGGCGGTTACGTCGGTGGCCAGGTTGACCGTCATTTTTTCACTGGTGCTCGAACCGATCTGGAAGGTCATCGAGGAAGCGATGGTGCCGCCGATCAGCAGCTTGGCGCCGCCGAAGGTGGTGTTGGTCATCACGTTGCTCAGTTCCTTGCCGAGGGCGTCGTACTCGGCCTGCATGGCGGTCTTGTCGGCCGTGGTCGAGGAGGCATCGGAAGCTTGCGTGGCCAGATCTTTCATGCGCACCACCATGTTGCTCACTTCGTCGAGCGCGCCTTCAGCGGTCTGCAGCATCGAGGTCGAATTCTGGGTGTTGCGCATTGCAACGGCCATGCCGCTGGTCTGGGCTTTCAGGCGGGTGGCGATCTGCAGGCCGGCGGCGTCGTCCATCGACGAATTGATGCGGTAGCCGGTCGACAGGCGGGTCATCGAGGTCGACAGGCTGCCCTGGGTGCGGTTGATCGAGTTTTGCGCGGACAGGGCAGCGTTGTTGGTGTGAAGGCTCAGCATGGTCTAACTCCTGGGGGTTGGGTGGTTGCTTCTTGGAGCCGCACTGGTGTCGCGCTCTCATCAATACAAGGCGACACTTTGATCTGGATCATTAAGTGCCACATGGAAATATATTCGAAATAGATGTGTGTGTTGTCGCTATGGACATCTTGCAGTGCGGATGGACGAAAAAAAACCAGCCGGGGGAGGGCTGGTTTTTGTGGCAACCCGGCGGCTGCGCCGGGCATCCTGGATGATTACTGCAGCAGCGACATGACCATCGAGGACATGCTGTTGCTCTGTTTCAGCATGGCGGTGCCGGCTTGCAGCAGCATCTGGTTGGTGGTCATTTTCGAACTTTCGCTGGCGAAGTCGACGTCCATGATGCGGCCGGTTGCAGCCTTGCTGTTGGTGCTGATGTTCGACAGGTTGTTGTAGACGTGTTCGAGGCGGTTGGCCGAAGCACCCAGGGCCGAGCGCACGGTGCCGATCGAGGCGATGGCGGTGGAGAGCTTGTCGATGGTGGTCGAGGCGGAGCCGGCGGCGGTCAGTTCGGTGCCGACCGTGTTCGGGGCAACATAGTTGGCGGTCGTGGCAGTCACGTCGGTCACCAGGGTGGCCATGTTGGCACTCATGTTGACGGTCATTTTTTCGCTGGTGCTCGAACCGATCTGGAACGTCATGGCCGAGGCGATGGTGCCGCCGACGAGCAGCTTGGCGCCGCCGAAGGAGGTGTTGGTCAGCACGTTGTTCAGTTCGGTACCGAGTGCATCGTATTCCGACTGCATGGCGGTCTTGTCGGCTGCGGTCGAGGAGGCATCGGCCGATTGCGTGGCCAGATCCTTCATACGCACCAGCATGTTGCTCACTTCGTCGAGTGCGCCTTCAGCGGTCTGCAGCATCGAGGTCGAATTCTGGGTGTTGCGCATCGCAACGGCCATGCCGCTGGTCTGGGCTTTGAGGCGGGTGGCGATCTGCAGGCCGGCGGCATCGTCCATCGACGAATTGATGCGGTAACCGGTCGACAGGCGGGTCATCGAGGTCGACAGGCTGCCCTGGGTGCGGTTGATCGAATTTTGCGCGGACAGGGCAGCGTTGTTGGTGTGAAGGCTCAGCATGGTCAAACTCCTGGGGTTGGGTGGTTGCTTCTCGGAGCCGCACTGGTGTCGCGCTCTCATCAATACAAGGCGACGCTTTCATGCAGGTCATTAAGTGCCGCATGGAAATATATTCGAAATAGATTTGCGTGTTATCACTCTGGACACGCGGCGCGGGAGGACGAAAAAAAAGCCAGCCGGGTGGACGGCTGGCTTTCTGGGGAACCCGGCTTGCTCAGCCGGGCGCGGTACTTATGGCTGATTGCGGATTACTGCAGCAGCGACATGACCATCGAGGACATGCTGTTGCTCTGTTTCAGCATGGCGGTGCCGGCTTGCAGCAGCATCTGGTTGGTGGTCATTTTCGAGCTTTCGCTGGCGAAGTCGACGTCCATGATGCGGCCGGTTGCGGCCTTGCTGTTGGTGCTGATGTTCGACAAGTTGTTGTAGACGTGTTCCAGGCGGTTGGCCGAAGCACCCAGGGACGAACGCACGGTGCCGATCGAGGCGATCGCGGTGGAGAGCTTGTCGATGGTGGTCGAGGCGGTGCCGGCGGCGGTCAATTCGGTGCCGACCGAGTTCGGGGTGGTGTAGTTGGCGGTCGTGGCGGTGACGTCGGTGACCAGGGTGCCCATGCTGGTGGACATGTCCACGGTCATTTTTTCACTGGTGCTCGAACCGATCTGGAACGTCATGGCCGAGGCGATGGTGCCGCCGACGAGCAGCTTGGCGCCGCCGAAGGAAGTGTTGGTCAGTACGTTGTTCAGTTCGGTACCGAGGGCATCGTATTCCGACTGCATCGCGGTCTTGTCGGCTGCGGTCGAGGAGGCGTCGGCTGCTTGCGTGGCCAGATCCTTCATACGCACCAGCATGTTGCTTACTTCGTCGAGCGCGCCTTCAGCGGTCTGCAGCATCGAGGTCGAGTTCTGGGTGTTGCGCATCGCAACGGCCATGCCGCTGGTTTGGGCTTTCAGGCGGGTGGCGATCTGCAGGCCGGCGGCGTCGTCCATCGACGAATTGATGCGGTAGCCGGTCGACAGGCGGGTCATCGAGGTCGACAGGCTGCCTTGGGTGCGGTTGATCGAGTTTTGTGCGGACAGGGCAGCGTTGTTTGTGTGAAGGCTCAGCATGATCAAACTCCAGGTGTAGGGGGTGGGAACTTCGGAGTCGCGTTGCTTCGCGCTCTCCCAAGTACAAGACGACCGTTTCCCCCAAGTCATTAAGTGCCACACGGAAATAAATTGAATTATTTTTCCGTTGTGCTGAGGGAGCACCCTGCAGAAACGATATTTCCCTTTGTAATGAATGGCTTAGTGAATGCATGACCCGATTGAGAACGGATAAACCCCGGCCGCTGAGCGCGCGCCAAGATGAGGTTCTTTCATCTTTCGGAGAGTTATCATGAAATGTTTGCTTAAATCATCTGTCTTGTTGTTCGCCATGGCCTGTCTGACCCACGGCGCCGGGGCCGAGCCGCCATCCATGACGCAGCGCACTGCCGATGTCGTCCGCACCACCCTTGTGGGCGGGGAAACATTGGTCATGAAGGGGGCACGACTGATTGCCAGGCTGGCAGATGACCGGAGCACGCATTACTTCTATAAACAGGGCCGGCTCTCCAATATCTACCATTCGGACGGCAGGTTCGCCAGCTATTACTACGATGACGAGCAGCGGCTCGAGCGGATCGAGTTTTCCGATGGACAGGTGCAGCGGGCGGTGTATCAGGCTGGTGCGCTGGTATCGATCGACAGTTCCTCGGGCCAGCGCATGCTCATGGCGCCGGCACCGGCGCTCGACAATCGGGTGGCAGCGGCCCCCGGCAAGCAGGCGCAGCTCACCTCGGCGGCGCTCTCCACTGCCCCGGGAACGGCGGTGGCGACCCCGGCGCCGGATGCCCTCAACAAAAAACTGATTGCCATCGTGGGCTGGCAAGAAAAGAGCTGGGAGTGCCGTCTCGCGCCTGATGAACAGACCATTTGCACCGGGCGCGGGGGAGGCGGCGACAGCGGCGGCGGTAGTGGTGGCGGCGGCGCCCCTTACGGCGGCGCCGGCTGGACGCCCGGCGATGGCGCTCCCTCCGGCGGTGGTGGAGGTGGAGACGGCGGTGGCGGTGGCGGTGGTGGAAACGGCGACAGTTATGGCGGCGGCCCGCGCTATCCGACCAATTTACCCACGCGCATGAGTTGCCTGTCCGCTGCGAGCGAAACCTTCGAGATCATGCGCGATCAGGTGTGCACCATGGTCCGGGATCCGACTATCTGCATGGAGCAGAACTTGTTGCTCTTTCAGCAGCTGTGGCACGAATGCATCGCCAGGTTCCCCCATTAAGCCTTCGCCTGTGAGGAGAAAGACCATGATTTCCATCGGATCGGATGACCTTCGACGCATCCAATATTTCATCTTCGCGGTCCAGCGGCTCAACGGCATCGCCGACGTCCTTTCCACCTGGATGGCGAATGGGACGATGACCGCCTGGGATGGCACGCCGGCCCGCTTTGCCGACTGCGAAGCGACGGCGATGGTGTATTTCGACGCGCGCGCCGGACAGGAGGAGCTGCGGCGCGACTATCTGGCGGCACTGCGGGCGGCTCGCCAGATCGACCAGACCCTGGCCGCCTTCCTGGCCGGTGGCGCCCAGGGCGACCTGAATGCCTTGCTGGAGCAGGCCAGCGCGGCGCTGAACCAGTTTGCCGGCATGATCGAGAGGCTGCCGGACTACCCCGGCGCGGAAATGGACGCTCCCGCATTCAGGACGGAAGCGCGCCACTGTTTATCGCTGCGCCAGGCTGCATAGCGGACGGTGCCCGGTTGCGGGCGGCGCCTGCCGTCGGCCTCCGGATAAGTGCTGCGCAGCCGGTTCGTGTTGGCTTATCATTGTCATCCCGGCACGGCGCGCTGCGCGCCACGCGCACTTTCCCAACTCAACCCACCATGATGGTATGCCCCCGAACAATGCTTTAATCCGCGCCAGCGGCCTGGATACCCTGCGCGCCGTCGCCATTGCGCTCGTGTTGATGTCTCATTATGGTGGTTTTGTCAGCGGTAAAGACACCTTCGGCGTGGTGGGCAGCGTCGGCTGGACCGGGGTGGATCTGTTTTTCGTGCTCAGCGGCTATCTGATCGGCAACCAGATTTTGTCGGCGATCGCGCGCAAGGAAGCATTTTCGTTGAAGGCGTTCTTTGCCAAGCGCCTGTTGCGCACCTTGCCGAATTATTACTTCATGCTGGCCTTGTATTTTCTGCTGCCGGGCTTGCTCGGCGGCTCGAGCACGCCGCCGCTGTGGCAATTCCTGACCTTCACGCAGAATTTCGGGCTGGCTTACGGGCAAACGTTTACCCATTCCTGGTCATTGTGTATCGAAGAACAATTTTATCTGGCGCTTCCCCTGGTGACGCTCGCGGTCGTGCGCTGCAAGCGGCCGCTCGCCGTCGCCTGGTGCCTCATCGTGGGCGCCATCGCCGCCGGCATGCTGGCGCGCGGCAGCGCGTTTGTGCTGTACGAGTACGATGCGTTTTCGGCGCAGACGTATTACTCCACCTGGTGCCGCTTCGACGAATTGCTGCCGGGCGTGGCCATCGCCATGCTCAAGAACTTTCATGGCGCCCTGTATGAAAAGATCCTGGCAAAGGGCAATCTGCTGCTCGGTACCGGGCTGGCCGCCGTCGTCGCCACGCTGTATTGCATGGAACAGGAATGGCCCGATCCGATGCTCTCGACCACCTTCGGTTTTTCGCTGGTCGCCATCAGCTACGCCTTGCTGGTCATGGCGGCGCTCAGCCCAACGTCGCTGCTCGGCCGGGTGCGCGTGCCCGGCGCAACTCAATTAGCGCTGTGGTCGTACGCCATCTACCTGATCCACAAACCGATCTTCATGGTCGCCGCGCCGCGTTTGCGCGACATGAAGATCGATGTCAACGCGCCGCTGACCGTGCTGCTGCTGTTCGCGGTCAGCATCTTCGCCGGCTGGCTGCTGTTTCGCTGCGTGGAGACCCCGTTCATGCAGTTGCGCGCGCGCTGGTATCCCTCGCAACGGGCGCCGGCGGGACTGGTGCCAGCGGCCTGAGCAGGGGGCTTGCTTGGCTGGCCGGGAAGCAATCGATCCGGATTGAGTGGGAAGCCACGGGCGTAAAAACCCGTTCGGGAAGCTTGCTTCGGGAAGCGGCTACTTCGCGGGCGCTGCTGGTGGCGCGGCTGCCTGTGGGACGGTGATGATGATGGGGGGAGGCTGCAGGTTGGCTTGCGACGGAGGTTTCTCCGTCATCCTGGAGACGGCAAATATGCCGCCAATGCTGGCAAGGCCAAAGCCGATGACCCACTTGACAATATCCATCATGCCTTTTTGCATATCAGCGCGCATTTTTTCGTAACTGTTCAGCCTGAATGACCAAAGCAATCAGCGGTTGTAAACTATGTGCAATTGCCGCATCATGTTGTCATGCCACCGAAACCGCCTCGTCCCGACCTCACGCACCTGTCCGATACCGATAAGGACCGGCTCATCGACGCCTTGTTTGCGCGCCTGGACGCGGTCGAAGCGAAACTGGGCATGACCAGCGAGAATTCGAGCAAACCGCCATCGTCGGATGGCCTAGCGAGAAAGCCGAAGACTAGCTCGTTGCGCGGCAAGTCTGGCAAGGCGGTTGGAGGCCAACCTGGCCATAAAGGCAGCACGCTCAAGAGGGTGGCCGAGCCCACCGGAACGGAGGATCATCCGCCGCCGTCGCACTGCGACCGCTGCCACAGTGCGTTGCCCCTGGAGCAGGCAAAAATGCTGGACAGCCGTCAGGTATTCGATGTG of the Massilia violaceinigra genome contains:
- a CDS encoding flagellin N-terminal helical domain-containing protein; this encodes MLSLHTNNAALSAQNSINRTQGSLSTSMTRLSTGYRINSSMDDAAGLQIATRLKAQTSGMAVAMRNTQNSTSMLQTAEGALDEVSNMVVRMKDLATQASDASSTTADKTAMQAEYDALGKELSNVMTNTTFGGAKLLIGGTIASSMTFQIGSSTSEKMTVNLATDVTALNTAIGATSGTYTVPGTPGTELTATANATIDLLSTALASIGTVRSALGASANRLEHVYNNLSNISTNSKAATGRIMDVDFASESSKMTTNQMLLQAGTAMLKQSNSMSSMVMSLLQ
- a CDS encoding flagellin N-terminal helical domain-containing protein, whose translation is MLSLHTNNAALSAQNSINRTQGSLSTSMTRLSTGYRINSSMDDAAGLQIATRLKAQTSGMAVAMRNTQNSTSMLQTAEGALDEVSNMLVRMKDLATQSADASSTAADKTAMQSEYDALGTELNNVLTNTSFGGAKLLVGGTIASAMTFQIGSSTSEKMTVNMSANMATLVTDVTATTANYVAPNTVGTELTAAGSASTTIDKLSTAIASIGTVRSALGASANRLEHVYNNLSNISTNSKAATGRIMDVDFASESSKMTTNQMLLQAGTAMLKQSNSMSSMVMSLLQ
- a CDS encoding flagellin N-terminal helical domain-containing protein, with protein sequence MLSLHTNNAALSAQNSINRTQGSLSTSMTRLSTGYRINSSMDDAAGLQIATRLKAQTSGMAVAMRNTQNSTSMLQTAEGALDEVSNMLVRMKDLATQAADASSTAADKTAMQSEYDALGTELNNVLTNTSFGGAKLLVGGTIASAMTFQIGSSTSEKMTVDMSTSMGTLVTDVTATTANYTTPNSVGTELTAAGTASTTIDKLSTAIASIGTVRSSLGASANRLEHVYNNLSNISTNSKAATGRIMDVDFASESSKMTTNQMLLQAGTAMLKQSNSMSSMVMSLLQ
- a CDS encoding acyltransferase family protein; translated protein: MPPNNALIRASGLDTLRAVAIALVLMSHYGGFVSGKDTFGVVGSVGWTGVDLFFVLSGYLIGNQILSAIARKEAFSLKAFFAKRLLRTLPNYYFMLALYFLLPGLLGGSSTPPLWQFLTFTQNFGLAYGQTFTHSWSLCIEEQFYLALPLVTLAVVRCKRPLAVAWCLIVGAIAAGMLARGSAFVLYEYDAFSAQTYYSTWCRFDELLPGVAIAMLKNFHGALYEKILAKGNLLLGTGLAAVVATLYCMEQEWPDPMLSTTFGFSLVAISYALLVMAALSPTSLLGRVRVPGATQLALWSYAIYLIHKPIFMVAAPRLRDMKIDVNAPLTVLLLFAVSIFAGWLLFRCVETPFMQLRARWYPSQRAPAGLVPAA